One Gossypium hirsutum isolate 1008001.06 chromosome A11, Gossypium_hirsutum_v2.1, whole genome shotgun sequence genomic window carries:
- the LOC107923039 gene encoding CASP-like protein 1E1, with translation MEGVGSNLKVVESSRRIRYCDGLLRVLGLLLTLVAAILTGAHKETKTIPISITKTLPTLHVPVTAKWHYMSAFVYFFVSNAIAFSYAAASLVASMAVRTSKDKTGLVVVILDMAIMGLLLSANGAAIAVGILGQYGNSHVQWRKVCNSFGGFCHQMTAAITLSLVGSLVFFWLVAVALLNLHKKSR, from the exons GAGCAACTTGAAGGTGGTAGAGAGTTCAAGGAGAATTAGATACTGTGATGGATTATTGAGGGTTCTGGGGTTACTCCTTACGTTGGTAGCAGCGATTTTGACGGGTGCCCACAAGGAGACCAAGACGATTCCTATAAGTATCACCAAAACTTTGCCCACTTTGCACGTCCCTGTCACTGCTAAGTGGCACTACATGTCTGCCTTTGT aTACTTCTTCGTATCAAATGCCATAGCATTTTCATACGCGGCAGCATCACTGGTAGCATCAATGGCAGTCCGAACATCCAAAGACAAGACAGGATTAGTTGTCGTCATTCTAGATATGGCGATAATGGGGTTGCTCTTGTCTGCTAATGGGGCTGCAATCGCTGTTGGTATCTTAGGCCAATATGGTAACTCGCATGTGCAGTGGAGGAAGGTGTGCAATTCGTTCGGTGGCTTCTGTCACCAAATGACTGCTGCTATAACCTTATCTTTGGTTGGATCTTTGGTTTTCTTTTGGCTGGTGGCAGTGGCCCTTCTCAACCTTCACAAGAAATCAAGGTAG